The stretch of DNA GAGTCAGAAATGAACATGCTGGAAACATGTGCCGGTCTACACTTAcatgggaggagagagggagagagagcgaggggggagagaggagagagagagagagagagttcacACATAGTCAGAATCAAGGAACCAGAGGAGAGTGTTCATGGTCtgggaataaaaacagaatctaggtagacagatagatactttattcatgtCAATGAGAAATTCACAGACTCAGTCAGGATCTGACTGAGATTTAAGATAAACCATGGAAGGTGAGtctacaactttttttttctttttttttctttgaggggtggaggaggggagggggtatGGCTGTAAGACATGTGCAgacttacatacagtatatgtatgcGTTTGTTGCTTGGTGATTCGTTTATGTCTCAGTTTCTTTGGTTAAACATTCACAGCCTATTGGCGGCTGGTTTAGTCTTCATTAAGCAGTAGCAGTGTAGATCAGCTAGTCTATTCATCAAAACCAGCCTTGAGACGCACAATTCCTAAGGCAAGCAAACGTGCTTTTGTCCATGAAACACTTTGCACAACTGAGTTTGCGAGTGTTTGTGATTTAACTAGAagtgtcctgttttatttagctGGATATGGTTAGCGGTCTTTAGAACACGGATTTTTCCGCCCTGTATTTCGTATGAGGTACTTTTGCTcgttttgtatttttctaagATTCAattcacatttgtttctgtATAATATGAGTACAAATTAATAAGGGACTTTTTTCCTGGTAGAAGATAAAAGTGTTTCAGGTTTGCTGATTACTTACACTGAGTTGTAAATAACCAAACAGCTGCGATATTGTAGCACTATCACCATGCGGGAGTTGTTAGAGAGAGCCGCAAAGCAATTAAGTTTATGTTTCTAAAGTGATGTTAGAGATCCACCTAATGGACTCAATATAGCCTGGTTAGGCTCATggggcagagagaaaaaaacaaatggaagaagCTTTGGTTCGAGAAGACGAGACACGAACACAAGTGCACTGAAAATAAATCCTATAACTCCTCCTTGGATGACGCTTTGGCAGATTACCAGATGATTTCCCAGCTGTTGGTGGTTTCACTTTACAGATGATAAATTATTGATGATAATGTCGCTGGCCCTGCGCCCGGATACTTTGGTACGTTTTTATCTATACCTACTTAATTTGCTTTATGATGCAGTAGATATCCATACTTTGGTTTTGTGGCTGCTGTGAAGAGACTCAAACAGCTGCTGAAAAGACTTTTAGTGGAGAGCAACGGTTAGCGTCTCAGTGGATTCATTTGTAACTCTCATCTGGTAATTGTGaagaagcaataaaataaacataggGACATGATGTGCATCTCTGTGTTAGTGCTGTGTGGGGCCAAAGTTTACACCTGGCcatcagtgtgtctgtgcagacAGCTGATGTAAGTAGCCTGTAGGACATAATAGGTGCCATTTATACATCAAAGAGGTCTATTGTAACTATCAGATGACAAACTTAATTAAACTCTGTAACCTTCTTGTTCTTCTGACTGACCTCTGAATTTCTCTGAACATGATAtgaaattcatatatttttttttggtttactgCCTGTTTGCCTCAGGGAATATGTTATATTTTCAAAATTGATCACAGCTCATTTTTCCACTTAGGCTCGGCCATGTGGGAAGCAGCCAAATAAATTATACAAGGAACGGTAAAATGATCTTAGGTTATTCATGGTACAGCAGCATTGTGTTTCATGTCTGTCCTTTGTCTTGTATCAAGTCGGCACCAGTACTACATGACAGTGGAGACTTGTTTTTATTGGGGTTCTATATTAAATCTCCTCTGACTCTTCATGGACTTTTAACCAATAAAGCCTGCTTCTTATGGCGTTAAACGAGTGTAGTGAGACAACGAGGGACACGGCTCCAGGTGAACTGCAAAGTCGCCATGGAAACCAGAAGTGTGTATCCCTGAGGGAAATGTATtgacatcattaaaaccattgaaaCCTTGGATTCTCTCaatggcaggaggaggagtaggtgaaaaaatgcttttctaaagttctttaaaaaaaaataataataataataatgaaataaaataaaatatatatatatacagtatattatatattatgtgaCATGGCTGGAGATTAAAGTTAAACAAAGGATGTTTGCACTTGGTTCGTGATCAAATAACTGAGTACAgattatctcttttttttcttattaaatgACAGGACAGTAAAGTAAGAACATGTCATAAACATATTTATGACATTatacactgttgcccataaCATTGgcataacatattttttttattttgtttgtcgtATGTGACTTGAGAGGTGAAACTCAGGGCATAAAAGGTCAGGTCAGGAAGGTCAAAAAGcttcatcaaatcaaatcttttcTCTTTAACTGGGCAAGAAGATGAAGGCGGTGAGGATGGAACTATGTTTTTGAGTAAATGCGTGTTTTTAGAATTATCAGATGaggatttattttcagtattttagaaaatcatatattttattttgaaggaggCAACAAATGTGAGGGGTTCTTTTAATTATATACTATCAAAGTCATCAATttagaaattattatttgaGCACCAACATAATTTCCTACCCCGTAACATTAAGACCATAACCCTACAGCTGCTGTTCTTATCATTGTCTCTTTTGTCATTTCATAGTATCACATTAATACATTGTACTGGAAAACCCTGAGTACGCTAAGACTtactacacaaaaaaagataaacccCTTCCTGGGGAAACCTGGTTCTTCCTTTGATTCTCCCTGCTTTCATACTAACTATAGATCTCATGTGCTAAACTAAACATGAATTAACAGTTCGTCCCTTTGCACATGACTCATAAAGGCGGTGACGCTGATACCTTATCATACTGTTTGCAGACAGAATGTACGCCTTTCACCTCTTTTCACACGTCATATGCATCTGGGCATGCTCCTGTTTCGCATAAGAAGACATGTACAACTTCAGGGATGAAGATGCAGTGGCCATGATAGAGCTGAAAATCAAACGCCTCACTCAGTAGCCAAAAGTTAGGAGCTTGTGGTTAGTGAAGCTAGGATCTACAAAGCAAAGTCTGGACAACATTCGAATTTGTCAATTTCTTGTCAAGTAAATGAAATGTATATAGTAGTGGCTCTTAACTGATTATCCAGTGTTATGgcaataatataattcatatgaAGCTCAGGTGATCTTTTCTGCCCTGTCATTCCAAAAGATGGCACCCAATCTGGATCATCAGACTTTTCACCTGGAATGCAATGAGAATCATTGCAGATGGCTCTATATTTTAAGAACGGTGTTGCTACTGTAGCAGGCTATTAAGGGTGCTCAGGTCATCAGATGTGTGTCAATATGTCACATGTGGTAACctgatatgaattatattattatcagtaCACTAGAAAAATATGAATGTCAATGTAGAAATGTGACGAACAGACATTTGCCTcatagatcctggtttagctttgcTAACCAAAAGTGCCTCTTTTGCTCAGATTTTGACGTTGTTCTTTCTGACTTGTAGTAACTTTTggcagtctataaaattccatATGTTTTTCATGGTCTGCCTGATTGGTGCAGCcaaaaacacagatgacacGCTGATGACTTGCTGTGAAAACCCTCTATGGGGAACAGGCTGACCCAACTGGAAGGAATTTTCAATCAAACAGAGACCTTTTGAAGAATCCATTGAGTGGGAAGATATGGGAATTatatatattcttcttcttcttcttctctgcagatATCACCACTTTGGCTCTTTGTGCCAAACTTCTTTCTGCTGTAAAGCtgtaaagagaagaaaaagctTTGACTGACGTTTTCTTTATTGATCAAAACATTTGGAAACTCAAATCAGATTTATAAAAACCCACCTACAATTACCACTTATTTCAACAAGgaccactaaaaaaaacaaaaaagctctCTATAGATTGCTATCTATAAACAGGCACttgcatatttcatatttatatatatatgcatattatTTTTAACGCATGGGTTGTTAAATATTGTACTCAGAGTGTATGCAATGTTTTTTAATGGAATATTCTTTAGTATAGAGATAGCAGATATGAGGTGTTAACATGTCTTTTTTACCCAATGTAGTCTCTTAAAATCAAGTGTCAGCCGGCTGTTATAAAAGCCACCACAGCTTTTAGGTGACCAAACTTTTATTAGGGAAATAATTTTCTTAGCAGGATATCAGGTGGTCAGAGTGTAAAAAGGAAACGGATTAAGCACTGGAAAACAGCAGTAACCGGTACACTGTCAACAATTGTTTAAGCTCCCCCAGATGAGACAAGGCTCAATACTGCAGTGCAGTTGTGCCTGTGCTCATGTGACTCATTTCAGTTTGGAGTGCATTTAAAGCTTGTGGGTGATGCAGGAAGAACAcatgagacacaaaaacacattcagccGACATCCTCAAATCAAATTAGCGGTTACTGGAAACTGATTTAGCTTATTTATTACCAAACGAGCTCTATAGGAGTTGCATTTGTCAGTGTTAGCTCAGCCTCGATTTCTGGCGGGACAGCTGGGGCTTTGAACAAGCGtgtcaaagaaaacagagcaaGAACCTGTTGAACAAGGTTGATCACACCTAACTCAGACATGTGtttatgcaaaagaaaaaaaaagtgttaagtGACATTTGTGCAAGCACAGCAATCAGGTGAGAAAAACTTACCAGACTGAAGACATTATTTTGATATACACAGTGTCTTTCACAGTGTCTAATACAGTCTACGTGGTTACGCAAAATATCTTTGTCGATATGTCAAATCGTCGTGCACTTAAAGAGCTTAGATTTGTTTATATGACTCCTTAGACTGTGACAGAATGTTTTATGATTGTTTTTATGATCTTGTCTTGCATTACCCTGACAGAGATTGCAGAATGTGGTGCAGCCCACTGTTTTTCCCTCTAATAAATATTCTTGTCTCCAGGGAGGATCTCTCTAACCACAACATAGTCTACGTGTGTACACGGGCACATGCACTCTCTTTGTGTTGAAGTCCATCCAAGTCcagcatttttatatttcttttcccaTAGATAAGTGTACTTCTAGTGCCTGTGCAATTTCAGCGAAGTCATATCCATATATAAAACTTATAGTAAAATGGAGAAATCCTTCTCAACCATCAGTTGAATTGTGGGATATCAATGACTTTGTTAGGCCTTAAAATATTAGATATAGTGgaaatatacacacagacaaaaaaaattgtttcattgtgtgtgaAAGTGATAAATACCTGAATATAAATGGTTACGTATTACAATCTTGTGTTGTAatggtttatttgtgttatcATTTCTGGTAATTATATACAGTAGATATGTGTAAATACTCTCCAGTGAATATGACTTTTAATACTAGTATGATTACGACTGAGTTCTCTTGTGTGTACAGTAAAAACTCCAAATAAGGCTGAGATGTACATGACACCAAACCAACCCTGCATCCtgagtaaatgtgtgtgttataaaTGTGGATTCAAGCATATGCTGTTGATAATATAGACGGGAATATTTACACCCAACTCAAATccattttattcaaattatCTTACACATCTGTGGGTTTTGAGGGTAGCGGTATCCTCAGTCATGGGCTATAGTCTGACGACAGACTCTGGGAGCAACAGTCAATCCTCCAGTGCTTCCAGAGTAGTCAACGGATATCCAGATAAGAGATCAAAAGACAGATATCTGGGCAAAGACTTCTGTTCCCTGCACTGATCCTATTTTGAGGCCAACTAGCGACATGATAGGAGCAAACTGAGTTGCAGTTAAGGAGGTTTATGTGACAAACTTGCTTGCCAACAGGATTATGTCGAGATGTTCAGCTTCATTTAACCTCCACATGGACGTGGACTGACCATGCAACAAAAGTTGGCACAAATATGATTGGTCAGTGTAACTCAGCATTACAAATGGAATCTAGAAAATGACCAGTActaaaaaatgtgctttttcttgTACATGTTATTATGCTGATACTGACATTACCCCAGCCCATTATCTGTAAACAGCACATTAACACATTTGCAtgaattttgttaattttgaATTGCATTTTGGGCAATTTGACTCTTAACAGGCAGCAGCAGTtctttaaaattctttaaatgtcagatgGATAAAGATGATTTACTAATGAACTGTGCAAATactaaatgtgcatttacatGGTCATCTATTTAAATAATTACTGTTGTTCTTGCTCCCACCAGGGACACGTCTACTTCAATATCTATGGCAGAGGcactgtggaaaaactgacGGCTAGGATGTTCTTTCCGCTCAACCTGGTTCCCTTTATATCTAAGCGCCATGAAGAGGATTGTCTGAAGGGAACGGTGAATTGGCAGTAGACTCTGACTCAGACACCAACCACAGTACTGTTATAGTGACCCAGtgcctgaggaggaggacatcatGATCTCCACAGCTCTCCGTTGGCTGGTCCTGGTGTCTTTTATCATTCTGACCGTAGGTGGAAACATGCTGGTGTGTCTGGCTGTTGGGCTCAGCCGTCGACTGTGGCGCATTGCTAACTGCTTCGTGGTGTCACTGGCAGTGACGGATCTCCTGCTGGGACTGGTGGTGTTGCCTTTTTCTGCCACCTTGGAGCTGCGCAGTGGGAAATGGCCCCTCGGAGGAACCCTGTGCAATATCTACATCTCGCTGGATGTCATGCTGTGCACGGCCTCCATCCTGACCCTCTTGGCGATCAGCGTCGACCGATACCTGGCCATTTCAGCTCCCCTCAGACACTCCCAGAGAGTTACTCCTCTGAGAGTAGCGCTGGTCATCACCGCCATCTGGGCCTTGTCACTAGCTGTGTCCTTTGTGCCCATCCACATGGGCTGGAACACGGCAGACTACAGAGTGCAGCACTCAGACTGGGACATGGGGGATGAGAACATGGAGGGACGCTACTGCCAGTTTGAATGGAATAACAACTATGTTCTCCTTTATGCCTTTGGCACATTTTACCTGCCACTGATGCTCATGTGTGGAATGTATCTTTGCATATTCAGAGTGGCACGAGAACAGGTCAGTGTTTACTATGATTTTGTAAAACCTGCTGAGGTCACATATAAAAGGCTTTTTGCACCTAGTTGAGTTTTTTATTCCAGAAATCAATTCGTGATACCCTTCGGTGATCCAAAATCAATCCCAAGATctaattttttcttttggctctCTATCCATGTTCTAACCAATTCTTTCAGGTGCGGCGTATCCGTGCTGCAACCCCATCGTTTGCACGCACAGCGACTGCAGCCATAGCCCGAGAGCACAAAGCTACGGTGACCCTGGCGGCTGTACTGGGGGCTTTCATCATCTGCTGGTTCCCCTACTTCACCTTCTTCATCTGCATGGGCATGGAGGAAAAGACAACCCCCCCTAACACACTTCACTCTGTGGTCCTGTGGTTGGGCTACTTTAACTCAGCCCTGAATCCCATCTTGTATCCAGCCTTCAACAGGGATTTCCGCAAGGCCTACGCAGAGCTTCTTCGCTGCAGAGGGCCGTCACGCAGAAAGCGGCAACTCACCCCTGTGTCAGTGCATAAACGGTTGACCTTTACTAATGGACGTCTCCCCCGACAGTCTGAGAAACATAATAACACGGctcagaaagaaacagaggagaagcACCTCACTCCTCACGAGAGAAATGGCGTCCCTGGTGAGCTGAGATGACTGGTTTCTGTTTCACAGATGGACCGCAGCGTGGTAGCACACTACTGCGTGATGATTGTGAAACTTGCTCAACTCGCAGTACCAGATTAGCTAACAATTTACAGCACAAGTTAAGACGATTAGTGCCAAAGATTATACGATTCAAGGCACAAAACTAAGAACGttacacaactgttttgttggTGTATTTGATATCACACAACAAAATCTTCTAGATTACACATTATTTTATAGATCACAGGTTTTGTACACATTGCGCGTTGCAGTATTTCAATGTCTGTTTTTTAGAAttgtaaaaaagagaaaaaggaaaaagtgcaAATCCGAGttgcatgaatgaatgactcAATACAATTCCCAGCAAGGCGCATGGAGACACAGGAGGTTAAAAATTGTTCGggactgtttattttctctcccttcAGCCCTGCCACTGAAAGTGAATAAATGACCAGCAGGCTCATTTGATATGTACAATATGTGTATGTTTGACCTGGCCCAAGCAGGGTGACCTGAAGGACTTCCTGGATGTTTCAACAGATTAACTGCTACCGAACAAGATGTTCCggaaaaagtgtatttttaaattcagCTGTGATGAAGATCTGCTTCATTTGTGAGTCAGTGAAGCTGATTCCTTTTCTCTGACTTGTTGCTTGTTATTCTAATGCATAGACATTGACAAATGAAAGACCCTAACATTGTAACTCACTCACATTTCTTGCCTACAGTGGTCAAGATAATGCCGAAAGAGGATGTGTGATGCAAATATAGTCTATTACActaattgttaaaaaataacaatagaatTAAAGTAGGAGACATTTAGATACAAATAGACACTCAGTCACTTGCcaaacaaattcacaaaatcaggattttttttaagcatttccTGGTATACAGGAGGTTTTAATTACTATCATGATGTGCCAGCTCACAGGTACTGATGCATTTTAACATCAACCAGCAATGACTGGTTGACCAAAGCTGAAGATGGCATGAATATTAACAACCGAGACAACAAAAAAGTTGATCACAAAAAAAGCTCCAGATTAGCTGACAACAACTGTGAGTATGGTGGAGCCAATGCTGCAAAAACAGGTGTTACAAATAACCTAAATGATGGTCAAAATAGAAGAATGAAATAGAGCCTAAGAAGtgttcaagaaaaacaaaaataggatGATTTAGAATCACAGcctagaaaaataaaagatcaaGTGCAAGAGCAAATACACGTTGCTAGTGGTTTAGTTCTTTCTGTCTAGAGAGTCCAGAGAAAATAGAAGTTCTGAGGAACTATACACATATCGTCAGAGTCTGTGTAGTCACCGTCGATGCCAGAAGGGGAGACAATAGTCTTATATAGCTTTAAATGCATTGATATATATCACAtgtaagttaaataaataaaaatagatacaATAATggaatttcatttgtttctatttagCTAACATatttattaagtttttattctttaaatgtttatttttttcacaattacTCTTTAACCTAACTTAAT from Mugil cephalus isolate CIBA_MC_2020 chromosome 15, CIBA_Mcephalus_1.1, whole genome shotgun sequence encodes:
- the hrh2b gene encoding histamine receptor H2b, with amino-acid sequence MISTALRWLVLVSFIILTVGGNMLVCLAVGLSRRLWRIANCFVVSLAVTDLLLGLVVLPFSATLELRSGKWPLGGTLCNIYISLDVMLCTASILTLLAISVDRYLAISAPLRHSQRVTPLRVALVITAIWALSLAVSFVPIHMGWNTADYRVQHSDWDMGDENMEGRYCQFEWNNNYVLLYAFGTFYLPLMLMCGMYLCIFRVAREQVRRIRAATPSFARTATAAIAREHKATVTLAAVLGAFIICWFPYFTFFICMGMEEKTTPPNTLHSVVLWLGYFNSALNPILYPAFNRDFRKAYAELLRCRGPSRRKRQLTPVSVHKRLTFTNGRLPRQSEKHNNTAQKETEEKHLTPHERNGVPGELR